ATTAGTTTTAGCATACCACCGACAACAGAGCGGGAAACTGCGAGACCCGGAAGGGACAGGCCATTTTGTGCAGCATAATGTCTCAACTTTCACTTCCACTAAATCGCTCGAGCACGTGCCTGTGTATGAGTGTGATGGTGCGTTTATTGCGATGGCGCTTCGGTTGTAAGTGCTGTCCCCCCTGCCCGATATCGTCGATTTCATCATCATGAATATTTCGCGCCAAGCTGCTGCAACTGCTGCCCGCGTCGGACGGGTTGAGTGATGGCCGTGCTGTGACCGGATTGGatcgtcgggatgaacgccgGATGATGGGCGTTGGATAAGTGGCTTCGTTGTCAGCGATATTAACGGACGGATTATCGGGCGAGTGCAACAATGCGGTCACACTCGACTGCCTAGATGCCGTAGTTGGTTCCCCCGGTATGAGAATCCGATATCCAATAGCATCGCGATGGCAATCGCTTACAGGGATGTATTAATAATGCATGGAAAAGCCACAGCAAACAAGACGAGACCAAGAATTGTGAAACATACGAATTTACGTatgctttaaacaaaaatggatCGATTATAGCGATTTGCCTTACGAATTCTCGATTTCGTGGTCGTAACTTCACCACTACAATATTGGCATTGGCACAGACAAAAACAGTCTAATTCTAGAACTTAGTCTAGATAGAGAAGTTAATCTAGAATACCTGGACCTGTACATCGTTCTACATGCAGTAGGCACCCCAATATTTTCGAGAACAAAACAGAGGCCCAGCCAATAGCCAAGACCTTAAAAGAGTAGACAAACATAccaaaaatatgatttattaAGTCTTTAATGGATGAGTGCTTAAGAAAATTTTGTTCCAGAGCCTCTCGATCTGACATGAGTTTATTTAACATGCACATAATATTCGCTGTCTTGTCGATTGCATATTAGTCCCACTGAAAATTATATACTCAATAGTCCTCCGCTGTTATCGATTCCAGTGCACCACATAACCTCTGCGTACGTAAAACTTATTCCAACAGCGGTAACAAAGTTTACCATCTCTATACACAGACTATCGTGTGCTTATCCGGCATCGGCACTGTAGACATTGTGGCAATctacgaaacgaaacataatCAGACGATTGCGCATTCCCGTACTCCACAGACCAGCGCGGGCGGGAACGGTTAAAAGTGTTAGAGCGTATTATCCAAAGCGTACATCCACGACATGCCTACCCCGGTCAGAAAGCACCGACGGAAGTGGATCTAAGCTTCTAATGAGAAAATAATTGTATCAAATATGCGCATGGATTATACTTTatggttttaatttataaatgtTGTCGTTTCGCTCCACGACAGCAGACGAACGCTTTCCGCCGCTTTGCGTGTGTTTCCTCGAAGGAAACTACCAGCCCATCCCACCgccccatgtgtgtgtgtgtgtgttggttggttggcaaTAAACAGGAGGCTTCGCAATCCTACCACGCCCAATGCCCTACACGGCACAAAAGATGGAAAGGAGATGCGGTCGGAAAGGCATTAATATGCATGAGCTTAAAACCAGCCACCATCGTCTTCGGATCGTTCCAgtcggcggtggtggtggtgccgctGTTGGATGGGCGTACTGTATCGAAATCCAAAGGAACGAAGGCGCGTGAATGTGAATAATGCAATTGCAGTCGTCTGGCGCGTCGTCTTCTGCTAATTCGATTCCGTCATTAGTGCACTATTAGTTAGATACTGGCGTGTGCACACTGCTGCACACCGGAAGCATCGAAGGCACTCGGGCCAGCATGGCGCCGCTAACCATCGCcagcgtcatcatcatcatcttcgtcaCGCTTCTTTTGCTGACACTCTCACCTGTCTCACACATGCACACTGTATATGACTTACGTTTTCTCTTCTCTTCGTTGCAGACGAGCGATCCTTGGTAACCCGGACGTGCTCGGCTCGGGCAGCTGGTCTCAGATGCTGCAGAACGACTTCTGGGGCACACCGATGGTGGATTCCGGCTCGCACGGTTCCTACCGTCCGCTGTGCGTGGCCAGCTTTAAGCTCAACTACCTGGTGGACGGGTTCAAACCGTTCGGTTACCACCTGGTCAACGTGCTGCTACATTCACTCGCGACCGGACTGGTGGTGAAGCTGGCCCGCCACATCCTTCCGGTGGGCCGGTCGGGGGTGGCCATCACCGGGCTACTGTTTGCGGCCCATCCCATTCACACCGAAGCGGTGGCGGGTGTCGTTGGCCGGGCAGATCTGACCGGGTGCATCTTCTACCTGCTGGCACTGCTCGCCTACATACGTCACGTCCGGTGGCGGCAGTGGGGCGACGGACGGCAGTGGTTGGCACTCGCCGGCACCGTCCTGCTTGCCGGTGCTGCCATCCTCTGCAAGGAAACGGCCGTGACAGCTTTAGTGGTTTGCGCGATTTATGACATCATAAAGGGATACGCCGGATCCAGAGATAAGGTACGCCTTTCAACCGCCGCCATTCTCCACAGTCGTCCCCGGCCCGAGCCCGGGAAAACGCCGGGAatatacatttaattttaaatatgctttatttATACCCGTGCTGTTCATCCTCCCGTTGTGACTGCAACTCCAACGGCCTATAAAATAACGACTTATACTCGTGCAGAACGTACAGGCCGACGGGCTTGGCATGCAGACAGAGCAGGGCGAGGGAATTCTCTGGTTCAACTTCCCGAGTGGCAATCTGCACCGAGCTGCATCTGTGTTCGGTGAATTGTTTTCCACTGTCGTTACTTCCACCGGTTACCAGCTTAGGCAGCGTTGGCTGACAATGGAATGTCGCCTGTGTTTCGAACTAACCGACGGCTCTCACTGTGGAAAGTTGTGTGTTTATGACATTTTTGTGTAAAGAAAAATAGGACAGAACAGTAAAAATAACTGCAACCCATCGGTACCAGTGGCCAttagcacaaaaacaaatgtatgcgaaagagagagagagagaaggcaACGCATTGTATGGGAATAGTTTTTCTTTACACGCCTTCGAAAACGACTGCATAGTACGATAAGCATTCGCTGTGTGATATCTACACTGCATGAAATGCATGAAGTGATAGTTTTCTATCTATGgatttctttctctctatttaACAGACGCATTCAAAATGGCTTACACATCTAcgtaacatttttcaaaactccTCGCACAGTTTGCGTTAATAATTGATGTCGAATAAATAATGTCCTCCCCCGGGGAGGATAGCTTCCCTTGGACGTCGCTCAGCAGTTGGTACGCAGCGTGCAGTATTGCGTGTCGGCACAGTAGAGAAGATCGGCCGGACAAGCCATCTTAAGCTTGATGAACTTGTTCGGACTCTTCCGGTGGCACACGTAGTAGTTGCTCTGATCCATTGGATCTGGCATACGTCCCTCTAGCCGGCACCGTGGTACCTTTCTTGCCGGTTTGGCCGTGACACGCTTCTTCTTTGTGGGCGCTTGCTTTGGTTTCACCTTCGAAGTTACCGACTTGCTGTGGCCTCCCATCGATGGAAGGAAGATTACCTTCTGACCTTCCGATGATGGCATGCTGTTGTGAAGCCTCAGCTTGTTCGCCTCAAGTCTTATCAACTCGACGTACTTCTGTGCCTTCAGGAGTTCCTGCTTGATCTGGTTGATCTGGCTCACGCGTTGCTTTGCGGGCGGTTCCTTGCGCGTTCTCAGCTGTGGCCGCGGAGGTACCGGTGGCGTCATCAAATTTTTACACTGCTTGTACGAGGTTAAATCACACATGCGAGACTTTTTGTTGAATGCCGTAAACGGAGGACAGGTGTACGACTGGAACACGCCATTATGCGGGTTGCAGATGTAATAATTGAAACAATCGGTATTGTTAGGCTGTCGACTGCCGACCATGCAAAGGACAACGGAGATTCGCTCATCGTCTGGATTGGCATCCACCAATGGAAGGATACTGTCCTTGTACTGCTCGTAATCGAATGTCGTATCGCCGACAGTGAAGAGTTTTCGTTTATACTTAGTCTCAGCACTGTCCGCATCACCGTGCGGACCATCCTCGTCGGAACCTTCATCGTCCACGTCCACCGAATGTCGATTAACCGGTAATGGTAGATCTTTTTCCAAGCTGCCATCTTTTTCACTGTCGTTATCGATAGACTCGATGGATTCGAGCAACTTCACTTGATCTATAATGTCACCAGTTTTGTCATAATCGCTCACTAATGGATTGATTCGCTGAGATGATGGTCCCAAATGGGGAAAGTACGATAGCGGATCGGGAAACCTTGAAGGTTGCATTTGAAATGACGGCGGAAAGCTATTGCTCGAATAGAATGACCCCGACGGAGAATCGATCATTAGCGACGATTGAGGCGAACGATTCAAGTAAGGGTTATAGTTGGTAATCGAATAGCTCGGTGTCACCGACTGATAAGCGGCATCCTTTGGCACATACCTATTCCCGTAGGCATCGTACAGCACTTGCTGGGGAAAGTCGTTTAAAGTTGTATCATTCATGCCAGGAATTCTTAACCCGTTGGGCATCGCATTCAGTCCCAAGTTAGGTGGATTTCCGAAACCCATGCCGTACGGAGGTGAATATCGATCGTTAAGCGGTTGTTCAGTTGTCGTTAGCGTTGGTACGCTCGGTGCCGGAACCGGATTCACCGAAATGGGTATAAATATAGGTTTCACAACCGGATCTTTTACTTCCGGGGCTGATGCAATCGAAGAAACAGGAGATTTTTGATTTGCAATCGCTTTCTGAGAAATGTCCAGTATACTTCTGATAATATCCTGCATTCCAGGTGAGAGATTAAGCGTAGATATAGGATCATCCACTGcgtcttctttctttttaacgAGCTGTTGTACTGGGACAGTTTCGTACGAGAACGGATCGCTGTGGCTTGGAATTCGTGCCATTGCGTTTAGCTCTTTCTGTTGGCTAACGATCTGCTTCAGATGTTCGAGAAAGTTCTTCTCGTCCATCCTCGGTGGAGATTGCTTTGTTTGAAGCTTTAGCGCATTCTGTGTATCGTAGTAGGCCAGGAAAGAGTCCAGCTGAGATGCATTTAAACTTCCCGATGAAATTGATGGAGTAACTGTGCGTACAAGGGTTTTAGTGCTGATGTTGTCAGTGGTGCGTGCTGTTGGTGTGTGAGGCTCGTCGCTTACACGTTCCGGGATTCCGTCTCCACTGGATTCAATATCGTTCTGGTCGAGCTGTGTAGAGCTATACGCTTTCGTTCGATCTCCTTTCGATGTCGAATGAGTGGGACTTTCTTGCGACTGCTCCTCACTAGCAGAGTTGGAGCTGCTGGCTAGTGAAGGTACGTTCAGATTGTCAATACCGTAAACATTTTCATCACTGTGATTCTTCTCATTTTCAGCCGACAGATCACACTCCCAATCGCTATCTGTTGGAATGGGAGAGAAAAGGGAAGATAGCGTTTAAAGTTATGGTAAAACCCGAAAAACCACTTTCGTTCAACAAGCACATCGCGTCCGCCGCTACCATGCCGTACGTGTTGATCATATTTCACGTTTCATTAGCACAAAGTCACAAAACTGGCGTGTCTGATGACCTGCATTCGTCTATGCAGAGCAGCGCCAAGTTTCACTTATCGCACATTAGAACTGGAGCAGCGGCAACAGATCGTGGCTCAACGACGCAACTGGAAACGGTGGCCTAATTTCCAGCTCTGCCACTACGTCCTGGTACTCACCTGGTACGACACATGTGCCGAGATTGTGCAGATATACGAGCCCCTTCTGACATTGCGTTGCAACCCAAACGTGAGCCTCTTTGGATAGTACCGTGCAGCGATAATATTGATCGCACCGTGTCATATGAGGACGGGTTGCTTTTGGACAACCTTCCTCTAGAGATGATTGCTGTGTGTTAACCAGCAGCATATGAAACATTATCGAAAGCACAAGAAACACGTGTAATTGTGCCATTTCTTTTGCAACTAATCACGCACAATGTGAATCCAAAGGGATGATAAGCTATCACTGTTGCTGCGCACGTCTTGTTTACGTATCGTTTACCTCACTAAACGATCatgttttttattcgttgACTGTTGCCGAACGAAGATATCCGTTTCAGATGGCGTGATAACCTTCCCGGACGCGTTCTGGCTCTACAATGATATCGATCAGCACTACGACGACTGTAGATCTTCCAACCAACAAACTGATGGTGCAAAATGAAGACAGCAATTATACGCCTGGACGGCTGTGTGGCTTCAAACAAGTGAGAACGAAACGACGATATGCCCGGGTGGACTCGGAGTCACGAGTCCGGGAAGCTGAGAATTGTTGAGGCATCTTATTTGCCTACCACATTATCACGACCATCGCGCACGGTTGGTGTGAACGAACGGAAGCACTATTGCGCCGCTTTCTCATGGGTCACACTTTCACTGTTTTCACGTTGTCTAGACCATTTATCGGTCCACGGTTGCACTTTTCTAGATGTGGGCCGACAATAATGTCTTCTTTAGCGATAGGCCTTAGCAAAGTTGTAGTGTTTGTGTGGAGTAAATGTATTTGAAGATCAGTACAAGCGAAAAACATCACAATCCTTAAAATTTACTGttgacaaaaaacaaaaaaaaaacaaactaacaaacaagACAGATAACGACAGCAATACTAAGCAAATGCAACATAAGCACTTGCATCGCACTCTCACACAGCATCCTGCATGGTTCCATAAATCCTTCCGTTGCAGTTGTGAATATAGTTTACAGCACAGTGTGGCAACACCAACAACGGATAACGGATGCATCCGTACGGGACGACAATCCACTGCGAAACGATAGCCATTTCGTTCTTCGtgctaacaaaaaacaaaatatgcaaacaaaaatgccaTCATGCAAAAATGCCGCACACCAccggcacacatacacccagaACTGAAGCTGCATGCAGCATGAATTCAAAAGACAGCGTACACCGCCACAAAAGCACAGCGCAAAAGCAGTAAAACGGCCGTATCTTCCCTATTGGCACCGATTGGCAGCGGGACGGCGTATTGCACATTGGACCACCGGAATGGATGCTGCCAGGTATTGTACTGCTCGAAGGTGCCCCGGGAATGCTGGCAGCAACAGGGCAGGGCGTAAAAAAGAGgatttaaacacacacaaagctgGGCAAGAATAAGGGTTGTCTACGAATGCTGAATGGCGTACGGCGTACATTTGTAAAGGAATGTAAGCATAACGACCCATCCGTTACGTGCAGTcgacggcaaaaaaaaaaaccaccactcATCATTACACACGATAACATTATTTGCAAACTTCCGGGATTTGCAAATACCCGAACAGGAAGTAGACAAATTATGTATTATAGCTGGTGGATACAGCGAAACGAGAAAGAAATTCTTCCTTTACATTCATCATTGGTCCGTTaatcaaaatcattcaaaagtaGTAAGTCTATATTCTactccaacaaacaaacctcacCTTTCAGACCGGTGTTGAACCCTCCATCCGTGCAACAGGATATCAAACGTGAAAAGCATCAGAATTCGACCTAaccggtgtgtgtgagtgtgaggaCGGGATGTATATTTGCTCATCCGTTCGGAATGGAGAGGATACGGATGAAGATGATAGCGACAGCTGAATGGAActatgcgcacacacacacatacacatacacaaaagaAGACTTCAGAGCCATTTTCAGGAGCCTGGCAAAAAACTATTCGTGGAATAGCCAGATAGAGAACTCCAATCACACCGGATGCAGCAGACAGCAAtgggaacgaaaagaaagcacgtttctttccatctttccaaaaaaaacccggatACGGGTGAGGACGAAAGCCCGGGTGGAAAGCACAACCAGAGGAATAATCAACGGCACCATTGATCAAGTGCTGTTGCAACCGATGCTTTTGTTGTCCAGAGTCGGAATCTGAATGGGTTTCCCCCGCGGATTGGGGCGGTGGAGTGGCTTGGACGCACGAGACACCAGGGCTAAAAAGAGACAAGCTCCGAAAGAATGTACTCTGGCAGTGTGATGTGGAAATCGATCGAGGGCAGGAAGGCCCGGAAGCGCACGCGGAGATCCGGGCATACTTTACAATCATCTTTCTCGGTGAACAACCGTGAATTTAACTCCattcaaatatttgctttcaCTCCTGCTTTCGGTTTTTcgattcggttttttttgcactgttttcACTGCTGGAAAACGAATGCGTGGTCTGGTGAGAAGTAACTAGGACCACGGCAGACCGACAGGAACTTTGCACTCACCCAGAGCTGGCATGTCGATGCTTTGCATGTTCTCTATCGATGTTTTTCTTTAGagtttgtgttggttttttcctttttttttgctttgctttctttaTTACCGTACCAATCGGAGTCGTATGTTTGGTTCGCTTTGCGATTTAATGTTTTGGCTCTCTTTTATGGTTGCTTCCCGTACGGATGTAGATTGGCACCCGGTGGGGATTGTGATAAATTTTGGAACCGACACACTGGGGTTCCTCGACCAACGCAGGAATATGACTCACCTTTACTCGGGCGTGTGCGAGCACTTTCTCGACAATAACTTCCGAACTGTGTACCGAACGATGCGCTGCTGTAGATCAGAACATTTCCCTCTGTTTTGAGGAGTGAGGAGTGCGGCTCCACAGACTCTACAATGGGTCCGGCTGCGGAAGAAGATTGTTGCCGTCTCCGTGTGTACGTGAGCTTGCCGCGCACGGAATTGAATGTTCCTGGTAAACAGATTTATTTCATCCGTTTCGGATCAATCGGTAGTCGACGGTCGGTCGCCGTACGGTCGTTGCGAACCATTTGGCAATCCGTTTTCGCACGGAGTTCACAATTGTTCCAGATCTGTGCGCAGCCCGTGTGCGAGTTCTTGAAAGTGGGAAGGATTTATGGTTGGCGGATTTGTTAGTACTCTGCATGTCGTTTACCTACACGGAGTCGTCCAAGAAGGGTGCAATCTACTTCCTAAGTGAGAGAgatttaagaaaacaaaacttgaaGCACAATATAATGGTGGGATTTGTTCTGCGCTTGTAGAAAGGATTGATTCGCTTCTTTCAAGAAAACAGCACTCGAGACATTGCCTTTTTATAATTACACCTAAGAACTTCCCTACGAACTGCAATTAATGCTCTCAAAGTGCGACGGAATGTCTTTTGCTTTATTGCGACACTTGCAGACTTTTCTCGTGATGCACTTTAAAAGTGCACCCGTGGCATAAAACACGTTCCACGGTGTATCTCGTCCATGTTCTAGAAGGATATTCTCCGTTCCCTTCGCTAACCCTCGCTTAAATCTTGTGTCAATGTCGTTCCATTTCATTCCACCCAAATCCAATCAAGAATCGGGCAAACATGAAACGTGCATTACAAGCGGTACGCAaatagactagtgacaactcTCCGTACGGGCTACAGCTCTTCTCACGTGCCACTTCGGATGAAGTTGCCATCTAATATCCTGAACTCATTTTCAACTGCAGCCATTCGACCGTGAGTTCACGATCAAAGTCGACATTTGACATTTCGTTTCAAGGATATGGCTGTTTTTACGTGagttcatttcaatttttgttaacTCTTCGATCCTATTTTGGGATGTGAAAGTATTCGAGAGCGCTacgaaggaggaaaaaaacccagaGCTGGAACATTGCATGCTTAATTCGGCTCTATTTTCAAACTGAAGAGCGCCATGAAGTACGTCAATTTAAGTTCACCCGTTTGGAGCTCATGAATTCCATTTAACCGGGATTTCATCGCTGATTATGGGAAAAGTTGGTCCACTTTGGCCTCTCCCACCCCCTGTATCGGGAGCGGGTGGAGAGATGATGGGTGAAAAACATCTCGTATTATCAACACCTCAACTCACACACCGCCACCAGTTGCTGCATCCCGATCAATTGTGCCcaacgaatgtgtgtgtgtgtgttgcacacCACCGAAGACACCACCAACTGCTTCTAGCAGCGCAACTATTTTGTGCCGCTTGCCAGGAAAATTAATATTCCACGCGCCACGCTGAACGTAACGCGCGGGATGGAAGTTCCGTTCAAGGCTGTACCGTACCGGTGCCTGGACCCATCTTGTTTTCTCGCTCGGTGCTTGATTGCACAGGCGAACAGCACCTGTACACCCGGTCCGCGTTTGCTTCACCGTTCACGTAATCGACACGATTGTCGAAGACGATGATCACAATAATAGCGATGATGAAGGCCGCCCGCCAGCCCCCGGCCACCCTTCACCCATAAGGGAtgcgggaaaacttttccaactcCCTGTGGACTGTGGTTGATGAGGAAATTTTTACCTCTTCAACACGAGTGCCTTAGTGAGTGCTGTCCGAGAGGACAGGATGCTTGAGctgctatttcttttttctgttcacTTTATCCAGCGAAAGCTCTTGGATCGCGCTTGTTGTTCTTccgttctgttttattttgcacggACGTATCGCAACCCGTGCGGCCGATACCTACGGACGGGTGCGGGTGTCCCTTTCATCATCGGTTTCCCGTTGACTAATGACTACCAGCTTGGACTAAACACTTTCTACAAGCATGTAACGAGAGCTTTCGAAAGGTGGGATGGGAACAAAATCGATCGCATAAGTACTCGACACGCTAACAGAGGGAGCTGCTGGCTGAAGGGGTTTGAGTTTGGAGCTTCAGCTGAAGgacttgttgctgttggtggagTAGATAAGAAAGTCTGGGCGAGTTTGAGTGGCATGTTAAGCATGCACATCTTAAAAACTGTTGGACTAATGGGCTGTCTTGAGTGgttgaaactatttttttctatatttagTATTGGTAAATAAACCGATGCCTTTCATCTGCAGTAAAACgttttttaatagtttttcacgttttgtggtaaatttaaatgattgCAGATTAATTATTCGTAGTAGGATACAAACTTATTGTCGAAGCATACATTCAAGCGAGTAGTTTCCGTTTGATACAGTGATTTACCCGATGATATAGTCATGTTTACCCATAAAACGCCACAAAGTATATAATGCACGAGCAAACATTAACTTCATTCTtggatttccatttttttactCACCAAAAGTCCTTAACTGAACTTCATCTGCACAACAGTCACCTGAACAGTTCAAAAGATTTTAATCTGTAAAATCACACTGAGCTGCAAAGGTACATCCATCACTGTGTCATTCCcttttattgtacattttcgAGAATTACATACAAACCGTATGCTCAGCTAAAGTGTTTGTGAATGTTGCTCCGCCGACAGTACATAAATCTTTCCgatgaaaagaaatcaatGCAAATTCACGGTCGAACCACTTACGGCAAAAAGGGCACGTGTAAAAGCCACGCGAAGGCCTAATCTCTTTACTGCGGATAAACGGTTTAAATTCTTGGTTCGCGTCTACTTTCACACCGTTGATCGGGTTACGTGGTTCAATTTGGGAACCCCTTTTTTGTACCATCACAACAAGACGCAGAAAATCCCAACTTGCTTAAACCCCCCTACCCACCAAAACCCCACACCACCCAACGAAGCAACATGCTTTATCCGTTTGAAGGAAAATTCCAGCAACTGTCGAAAGTGATGCTGCTGGTTGCCGCACTTGGACGGGATCTGATGAATGGGAAGGTCTGAAACTTTGGGCTTCTTTGGGTTCTGTTTCGGTTTGTGTTTCTGTATGCGTCCGGAAAGCAGATGGAAACCTCAAACTGTCAAACAATTTCACCAAACAAGGCTTCCCTTCCAAGGGTTGAGCTATTTGCGGAAAGTTTCGTGTGATGGTCGCCTTTCAAGGGAAGGCATACCGTAGGCGTGGTGGATTCCAAAAGGGCAGAGGTTTCTTCGTCTCATGCACCACGCAATCATGGAGCTATTTTTACGCAACTGCAATAACTTGAACATTTCAAAGGCTTGCCGTTAACAAAAGATGTGCTGGGATGTTTCCTGCAGGATTaaatcgtttgaaaaaaacAGTCTGAAGATATAACTTTCATTCATTTGATCGTTTAGCAAGTGGCTAAAGCAATAAGTTGATTTCATGTGTTTTAAGTTTTCGATAAATTAgagaacaatttaatttaacgcCCTGAAGGCTCACATTCTGTATCAAATATAGACAGCATATCAACATGCAACCATACCTGTATCGTGCAAACGTTTGCTGATTGATTTATCGCCTACGATCGGAACGCTTATGCCGGGTTTACTTCTCCTACGGCTAATATTTTCTTCACCCGCAACCAATCTGATAGATCTCCCGGCTCTTGGCACCATGTAAGgagaaaaatgcttcaaaccacaaaacacttCAGCCTTTTCCCTTTCTGCAACACACACCCTTTGTTCGGCATTGAATCAATTGAATTCGCTACAGAAATTATCTTCCTGAATCAATCGTTTCATCGGCGATTAGCAGTGAATGGGGCAAGAAGAGGATGGAACGTTGTGAAACCACACGGAACGAACGGTGTGCCAGAAGGGAAGCAGGAAATTGTGTGATGATTCTGACGATGAAGAACGATGAAAGGAGTTTGATCGAAATCAACCGCAAAGCCGCACAGGGAAGAAATTCACTTCCCGTGCTCGTTAGCAATCGATTCCGTCGGTTctactgtatgtgtgtgtcggtccattttttcgcttcttccccacagcaaaagtgaaatggaaaaaagaaacgcgaTTTCCCAGCAAACTGATTTGCGATGCCTCCGATGCAACCGTAGCGATTGGCCATTCCGTTATAAAGCACCCATCAGTAGTCGGCACGGTTCGataactactactactactactgcacCATCATGCCGACATCCCTtaggatgatggtgatggaagGATGAAAAATCGTTACAAATGGAAATTCTGTTTGCTTAATCATCTTCAGACATTATCGACCATTGATGATCATTGTTGCTAGTGAAGTTCTCTTTCCGTGCTTCCTTTATTCGACTGTGGTGCTAATCATCATAATAACGCAAACGATACTACACAATTGCATATCCGGTTTTGCATGAAGGTTGATTGATTGAGTGAAaggtaaaaattaaacacttcCACACTGGAAGATAAATGGCTTGGTAATGATGGGAAGGCGATCCGAGTTCAAGTATtacatgttttaattaatctgTTCGGCTCTCTGTGCAATATGAAGAGCAAAAGGAGTTTTTAATTAGGGGCAAAACCCTTGCTCAAATTAAATGCATCACCATTAAACTAGTTTTAATGCAACCGTTGTTACTGTTTTAGGCTAGGGCTGTTCCGTTCGAAAGGCGATTGTTCGCTCGAGCGTTCAATTTCCCTACCCATCATTATTTCAGACCTGGAGCCAGGATGCTAGCTTACTAATTTGAATTCATTCAACAGTGCCAATATCATGCTGCAGGCTCCTAGCATAGGCTGGCCTGGCTGGTGGATGGAATTCAATTTGCCCGATAGGGATAAACTTTCAGCTACTGATAAAGCAGGATagtttacaagttttacaattatttttttcccccaagtGTACGGTGTATCCATCCCCGGCGTAAGGTAGAGTTTGCCCGCTATCGAACACAAAACTTTCCCTACCTCACTAACTAATCAGTAATCTCTCTTCGTCAGCTTTTCCATCGTGGACCGCCGGTCGGAGAGCCGAGCCTTTACAACTAATTGGCAATTTGATGCAGACTGTGAAACCGAAATGAATTGAAACTTCATCCGGGTTGATGGTAGCGTAACTAAAAGCAGATCACCGCCCACCTTCCGCTCGCTGGCATGGGTGAACCATGGCTGGAACTTAGCTATTGAGCTTCTCTTTTATTCGTGTTTTGGAGAGCGAACTACTGTGAC
This Anopheles marshallii chromosome 3, idAnoMarsDA_429_01, whole genome shotgun sequence DNA region includes the following protein-coding sequences:
- the LOC128716311 gene encoding uncharacterized protein LOC128716311 yields the protein MAQLHVFLVLSIMFHMLLVNTQQSSLEEGCPKATRPHMTRCDQYYRCTVLSKEAHVWVATQCQKGLVYLHNLGTCVVPDSDWECDLSAENEKNHSDENVYGIDNLNVPSLASSSNSASEEQSQESPTHSTSKGDRTKAYSSTQLDQNDIESSGDGIPERVSDEPHTPTARTTDNISTKTLVRTVTPSISSGSLNASQLDSFLAYYDTQNALKLQTKQSPPRMDEKNFLEHLKQIVSQQKELNAMARIPSHSDPFSYETVPVQQLVKKKEDAVDDPISTLNLSPGMQDIIRSILDISQKAIANQKSPVSSIASAPEVKDPVVKPIFIPISVNPVPAPSVPTLTTTEQPLNDRYSPPYGMGFGNPPNLGLNAMPNGLRIPGMNDTTLNDFPQQVLYDAYGNRYVPKDAAYQSVTPSYSITNYNPYLNRSPQSSLMIDSPSGSFYSSNSFPPSFQMQPSRFPDPLSYFPHLGPSSQRINPLVSDYDKTGDIIDQVKLLESIESIDNDSEKDGSLEKDLPLPVNRHSVDVDDEGSDEDGPHGDADSAETKYKRKLFTVGDTTFDYEQYKDSILPLVDANPDDERISVVLCMVGSRQPNNTDCFNYYICNPHNGVFQSYTCPPFTAFNKKSRMCDLTSYKQCKNLMTPPVPPRPQLRTRKEPPAKQRVSQINQIKQELLKAQKYVELIRLEANKLRLHNSMPSSEGQKVIFLPSMGGHSKSVTSKVKPKQAPTKKKRVTAKPARKVPRCRLEGRMPDPMDQSNYYVCHRKSPNKFIKLKMACPADLLYCADTQYCTLRTNC